DNA sequence from the Cyprinus carpio isolate SPL01 chromosome B13, ASM1834038v1, whole genome shotgun sequence genome:
aaactgtacAATTTTAACTGATTGTGATACTACAAGTATAGAGAGCATCATACTGTAAAATCAGTACTGTGTTTCAAACCGAATTGTGGCAGGAATATATTGTTATACCCCTATAAATGACCGTTCAGTTTTTTATGATTTCTccttgaaaagagagagagaaaaaaaaggagagaaagattATTAAGAGGGACTTAAGAGGACCAGACTGGTCGTCTGCTCCAAGTGGGGTGGGATTGGTCTACCTGGGTCAGTGGAAGGTTCGGCAGGGGCAGGTGTGCCATGAGGGGTACTGACCGGCTCTGGAGTGGTTGTCGTGGTTGTTGTGATTGCTGtggttgttgtggttgttgtggtTGCTGTGGTTGTAGTGGTTGTAGTCTGTGTTGGAGGTGGCGGGGGTAGGGTGGCTACCTTGGTGAGTGGCATGGGCACTGTAGGGACAGGTAGCACCACCGGAATTCTGGGAGGTGTGGGCACAACTGACCAGACAGGATGGACAGGGGCGATGGGCCGGACAGGTAAGGCAGGACGGTGGTAGATAAAGGGAGGCCCTTTCCAGGGTGGCCGCTGGTGATGATGCTGATGAGGGTTGCGATGATGATAGCTgtaaaacctgtgattaaagccaTGAGCTTTGTTTggttatagagagagagaaagagagggtaAACAGAAACatagaaagagaggaaaaatgcCAAGAATCCATAGACAgatgaaaaggggaaaaaacaaaggaaaaagacGAGGTGGGAGCATGAAAATGAGATTTAGAACAAGAAAAGGAGGGAGAGAAGCATTAAAGTAAGCCATTACTCTATTGGTTTAAAGCAATATGATACTGATGTGGGTTTAAGTTGACACTTTTTGGTTGTTAGCAAAAGCATGAACTAAAGGTCTCCTCTTTTAAGCAGTGAGGCAAAGTCAGTTGCATGTTCAGAGGTTCTCTGTGAATGACTGCAACATTTAACAAGTCAACCTGAAGGAAAAACATGATGTAGCCTAGATccacttttcattaaaaaaaaaagcatttaggGGACAGAGGTATATAGCATTGCTACATTAATGATTTCAGTTAAAAGATATGACACAAATTTAaggaaaaagattaaatgtaataCAGTTTTGAAAGATATGTTTTAAAGCTCACAAATCATGTAGAGCCTTCATTGTGTGAATGTCATTTAAACAAGTAacataaataagatttttaatgaacaatagaaaacaagatttttatgctttaattatTCCTGTAATGTAGTAGCTACTAGAACCACTGCTCCCAAGGTTTTAGAAGTCTAAAGGTCTCTGATCCATCATTAAGCACTTGttgagaaagacaaaaaaaaaaaaaaaaaaaaaactgctaataaTAGGCCTACTGTAAAATAGAAAGTACAGCTGTGTGtagattacataattttacagtatatagtaGGCTAGGTTAGTTTTTGTTCCTGAATAGCActaatgccatttaaaaaaacaaacaaaaagaacttCTGCTTTTCACCATTTCACtctagtagttttttttttctttttttttttaaataatactcaGTGTTAACATATTTTAACTATTCATTTCAGTCAaggcttgaattttttttttattaatactcaGTGTTAACATATTAATTTCACAtgattagttatatatataatatatataaagtgtaaatataaccatatatatattatatatatatatatatatatatatatatatatatatacacacaacactatatatatatatatatatatatatatatatattatatatataataaaaaaattattacctcCAAAGTTGATGGAGTTGCTGTGTCCAGGAACAGGCATATTGGGAGTGAAGTGAGATATCTGCCGGTCTCCATAGAGCTGGTTATGATTCCTTAAGTAAGGGCCATACGTACCCTGCGCCTCCATTAAAAATGCAgacaaacaaaagacagaaatgcaAATACAGCATGTCATGTTGATGAAGATGGATGCAGGAATCTCTGTTCTTGTGTTAATTCCGACCCACTGTGAGAGTTTCGACAGGAGGAGGCGCTCACATGATGTTTTAAAGCCGCTGGCCCCCAGACGTCCAACGCGAGCCACcaatccagagaaacaagtgcgTTTGACTGGGCGGGCGTTTAGTCTTCTATAGATGTAGTGCAGAACACCACTAGAACTGCACAGATAGTACACATAGTGCCCAAAGCATTCTAGAAATTCTGgaggaaaaaaattgtaatgtttattagCTTATATAATCAActttatgatatttgtaaaacccTAATGATAAAAtcgaattaaatatatattataacgcAGAAACAGAATTCTGCATTGTGTATAATAATTCATCCCGACTCTAGGGGGCGCTGTAAAATTGCACTACAGCTACAGCAGCAGCGACTGCTAGTTTGTTTTTACTGTGTACGTTGGTCAGCTCGAGATTCAAGGGGAGATCTCTCACCTCAGTTAGGTAAAATTATCTTTTTAAGTCGTTGTTCAACAAACAAgtgttgtttttgcatttgctGATAGTGAATCATCCTGAAGTTTTATCGTGAGGAGTGGTTTGTTGTACAAACGTATTATGAGTTGCTGGCTATGCAAATTCTGTTGATATTATCGTCATGAGAATCAGTAAGATTTTCACAAATTATATCATGCTTTTCCTTATGTCTGTACTTAAATATCATTGACATTTCCCTCCCCAAATCAGTTATTTGGAAAAGGACACACACTGTTGGTTTAGAAGATTTCCAGAGCATTTAGAGCTGAATCTAGGCTCTTTGAAGAATGTAAAGTGTGCCTCGTTTCTCTTGTGTCTGTGTTCAGTGTTACAGTATGCAGAGTCTGTCAGTGCAGGCGCTGGCCCTGCGGCAGCTAGGCAGACTTAACTCCCTGCAGCTGCTCACACCGTGCCATGCCTCTGGTCTCAGCATGTGGTGCCCGCGAACATTACACGCGCGTCAGTTGTGGGGTTCAGACACACCCCAGACACACCGGACAGCTATGTGGCCGAAATCATGGGACACTCGGCAGAGCTGGTCTCTCCATCAGACCCGGCTCAAGAGCACGAGAAAGAAAGGGAAGCAAAAAGCAGtgcagcagcaggaggaggaggaggaggaacagGAAGATGCAGAGGCTAGTGATTATGAGGATGAGCTTCCAGATGACCCAGGCCTGCCAAAAGACTATAAAGACCACGAGAAAACTGTCCAGTCTCTACGTTTCGATCTGGTTTTGAAGACCGGATTGGACACTGCACGAAAGTAAGTCAGAGAAACTCTCCATCATGTTCAGAGATTAATTCTGCCACACTGGTGAGTTACAAACTAGTGTTTTCAGTTCAAATTGCAGATGTAACTCCTAGTTTTTACCTCAGAACCCAATCAGAGAATGGACTGATGACGTTCGTATTTAATCTTTGCTCATATTGCTCTCCTTTATCTCAGGCTGTACATTTAGTTTGTGATGTTTTGGCCATTGGCAGTGACTAACACGTGTATCTCATTTACAGTGGTGTGGAGGATGCTTTCTATAACCTCAAATTGAGACTGAATGGTCAGAAACTCACCAAGAAGAGCAAAATGGTGAGTCAGCACCCTCTAGTGAAATAATCAGAAagaactttccacaaaaatatctaaGACTAGCTGAACAAATTatggatttaataaaaaaaaaaactactctgcATGTGGTAGTCTTCCCATTGCTGAATTAATCTGAGTACTGATTAGTATAAGCACcttaatttaacattacattttgccTCCTACAGGTTAAAGTAGGTGATACGCTGGATCTGATTCTAAATGAGGACAAGGAAATGGACACAGTCTTGCTGAAGAGAGTGATCTTAAAAAAGGTGGTCGGAGAGACTAAAGACGCAGAAAAGCAGAGAGTCGTTCTAAGAACCTGGAAACACCTACAACTTCCCAGAAAGGATGTGTACAAGCAGTAAAGACTAATTCTGTGATGTGTTTGAGAGGTGAAAGATCAGAAAATAGGACAAAACTGGTATTTCTTATTCCACTCTCCAACCATTTGATTCTGAAACTGCAGATTGAGGATTTAATGAGATGTTTTCTGTGTCCAACAAAAACTGAAGGTCTTTCTCACATCTGTTCACTTAACAGTAGTTAACTGTTTTATACtacttaaacatgtttttttaactttacagTTCACAAATGGAACACAAACGCATCCTATTATTTAGGAGTGGTTTTggttatatgcattttttatttttttctaatatttactAGATTCACAAATTAACATTGTGGGATGAATCAGTGTTTGGGATATCGGTTGCTTTCTGATCCCTTGTTTCTGATACCTTATTTAGTTTTCACCATTCTCTTTATGACATTGGTAGATTTTCAGTGAGCAGTTTTCTGAAAGGGTACAGAGTGCCTTTGTATACGACTGCACTAAGATTACCAGACAAAAAAGGGAAATATTAAAAGGTTTTTGCAGAGCATTTATGccgaaaaaaataaatttaaaaaaatgtgttaaaacccAAACAAATACAGTTTCCAaactgtatttctttcttttttcttcattataatgGTCAGTGGTGGATTATTCAAAGAACACAAATTTATTCTTGAAAAACATCAAAGATAAAATCTTCCCGTAGGTATTTTTATGAATTTCTCTGACTGTAAAAGGCTCCTATTGTCCCTCACTTGTGTatcttaagtaaaataaaaaggaacatgAAACACATCTTGGCTAGGAAGTgaatttttattagaaaatatataacatataacctGGTGCTATAGTTAAGTACATATGAATAAGATTTACTTCCTGCAAGGCAGGACATACTTCAATATGTtgataatcagaaaaaaaaacagtgttgcaACATTGCTACaacttaaaacaatatatatttatatatcatctcTGCCCTCACCTGAAACTAAAGTGacctattgtttttaaaaactaaatgtttacatttaaattgattaagGCTAACTTTAGCTTATCTATTAATTAGACATTAGAATAACATCAATAATATTTTGgcatataaatagtaataatatttcactgtcaTGTGATAGTGGTTTCAATCACCAACTTTGTCACCTACGAAACCATCCTGTTTAAGGCCATGGATGTGAACTCGACCAGCCGAACTAGACCTTAAACAAGAACAAGTTTCAATATGCTTCAGCTTATGGACTTGTGCAAATAACAGGTATGTTGTGTAAAATATAGGAAAACAGATCTGCGCTTTGCAGGAACATTGTCTAAGAATAAGTCACAGTGTTGTTTGATCTCTTTGCCTTCTTTAGAATGTCACATTTCTTGCGATTGGGTCGCCTGCAGCGCTCGTCGATGCTTGGCACGCATTCGTAGTGCCACACTTCCTCCATTTTGTCAACTGGATAGACAGCCTCCACGTAATGACGGATAAGTCGGAGACGTACAGGGTCCAGCTGTTTCTTGTTGCAGGCCCCAGAGTGGTTGTATTGCAGCCGTAAATTTTCCTGTGTGAAAAGTTCTGGGAAGAGACGGACGAGAAGGCGAGCAGCAAAATTTCCCACAGACAGACTCTGTTGCACAATTTCCCTCACTTCAGCATCCGTGAGCAGGTACTCAGAAGGCACTGGAAAGTCTGGGGTGGACACTGAAAGGTCCTCGAGAGGAATTTTGCAGAAGTCCTTGCTGCTTTTCTCCAGGGGTGAAGACAGGACTTCAAAGTCCTCTTTCAGATGGTCTGAACTGAGAACATTGATTTGCCCAGCAGTTAGCAGCGAGTCTTTTGGGTCAGGCTCTTGGTCAGGTGAACAGGCCTTCCGTTGTTGCTGGTATGAACGTCGTTGGTCGGTATCTCGTCGCCTACAGCGCTCATCAAGTTTGCCGACAAACTCAAGGGTCCACACACGGTCGTTCTTAGCTTGTGGGTAAAGCAGCTGGACGTAATGCCGGATGAGACTGATTCGTAGGGGATCCAGCTGTTTCTTTCCTAGAGAGCCACTGCAGTTGAAGTATTTTCGTGCATTCTCGTAAGTAAAGAGCTCAGGGAACATGAGAACCAGGAGTCGAGATGCAAAGTTCCCAATTGATAAACTGCTTTCATAGTTATTCTTTAGCTGTTCCTTAGTAAGTAGATACTCCCGAGGAACTTCAAAGTCTGGAGGAGGAATCTCTAGTGTGTCAAAATCCACAGGCTCCAGCAACGATTTCTTAGACCTGCGATTTGGTTTCTCGTAATCACACAGATCACTGATCTTTACAATGGAGATGTTATCAGGCAGACGAGTGGTGTCATATCTCTCTCGGTTGTCACGACTGCTGCCATTGATTGAAGCATTCTCCAGTGCTTCCTCCATTTGTTGTACACACAATTGCAGCCAGGTTTCTTCTGGGATATCAGGGAAATTGGCCTCcatgtatttttgtataatttctaGTCTGTCTGAGTCACTGATCAACTGTCCAATGCTGTTGTGGCCCTCCGGCAACTTGCCCTCCTCAAACACCTCCGGAAAGAGTCtgttcaacaaaaacacaacaagctcCTCTGGCGAAGTTAAGTCTTCAGAGTCTGCCTCATGTTGGTCAAACGCTACATCTGAACTGACATTGAGATGAACATCATTGTTCTCTCCAGAGTTGAGGGAAAGACTCTCATCCTGGGCATCTTCACTGATGAAATGACAAGCACGATTGGGATCCATGTCAAACCCGACATGCACTGGAGCCTGTTTGTCACACATATGACCACTCTCCATGTCCTTCTGAGCCCAGAAACGATTCAAGAAATCATTGATCTGCAGCAAGCACTCCGTCTGccagacattttcatttttcaccaATGGGTAGCAGACTTCCACATAGTTACGTATTAGCTGAAGATGCAATGAATCTAATGTCCGTTTGGTTGTAAGGCTGCATGAGCTGCAGCCATGCGTGCATTCTTTTGTTGTGAAGAGTTCTGGGAACAGTTGAACGAGGAGTCTGCAGCCAAGATCTCCCGCAGTGGATGTTTGCTCCATCAACTGGGTGAGTTCTTCACTGGTCAGCTGGTATTCAGGAGGAGGTTGAAATTCCATGATCATCTCAGAGGGTTTCATCTGCTTTTTGATACGTGTCACTTCAAGCGAGAGCAAATCCACCTTACTGTGCAGCTGGGTCATGCTGGAATTCAGTGTGTTGAGGAGGAAGAACATCTTCTCGATGAGTGGGTAGAGGTGAGAATCCAAGGCAGCAGAAGACCCTGTGACCCCCACATTAGTGGAGGCCTTAAACATGTGATGCTTTCTAGAGCTGcccactttttgtaagtgaacaCCATTATTGCTTGCTCTGACTCCATTGTGGGCTCCGTGCTGGTCCAGATTGGATGCAGCTTTACGCTCAGAAATGCGATGTGTGATGCTGTAGAGTGGTTTCCTGTATGAAGAGATGGGAATCTGTTCCTGTGGAGATAATCTGTGACTGTGAGAACATGACCTGCTTCCATTATCTGAACTGCTGTCAAGGAGATGTTCTCCTGCCTGGAAAGTAAGTGTGAGATGTTGCTGTTAATAGTTCGTACCAGAAGAAAAATCAGACCAGACATAGCCTGCCCTTTAGCAAATTATGTCCCAGATGCAATGTTTAACCAgtagaaaaataaagttttgattgaAACAAACGTTCCTTTCCATTATAGGCACTTCATCTTACCTGTGT
Encoded proteins:
- the mtres1 gene encoding mitochondrial transcription rescue factor 1, coding for MQSLSVQALALRQLGRLNSLQLLTPCHASGLSMWCPRTLHARQLWGSDTPQTHRTAMWPKSWDTRQSWSLHQTRLKSTRKKGKQKAVQQQEEEEEEQEDAEASDYEDELPDDPGLPKDYKDHEKTVQSLRFDLVLKTGLDTARNGVEDAFYNLKLRLNGQKLTKKSKMVKVGDTLDLILNEDKEMDTVLLKRVILKKVVGETKDAEKQRVVLRTWKHLQLPRKDVYKQ
- the LOC109100743 gene encoding BEN domain-containing protein 3-like isoform X1, which codes for MSSSVCMVNADGQVPDKKVKVEKDAEDVIENTEGKMESFFKRITKRSATHAVPEVEGPTSRKRVKVTTQAGEHLLDSSSDNGSRSCSHSHRLSPQEQIPISSYRKPLYSITHRISERKAASNLDQHGAHNGVRASNNGVHLQKVGSSRKHHMFKASTNVGVTGSSAALDSHLYPLIEKMFFLLNTLNSSMTQLHSKVDLLSLEVTRIKKQMKPSEMIMEFQPPPEYQLTSEELTQLMEQTSTAGDLGCRLLVQLFPELFTTKECTHGCSSCSLTTKRTLDSLHLQLIRNYVEVCYPLVKNENVWQTECLLQINDFLNRFWAQKDMESGHMCDKQAPVHVGFDMDPNRACHFISEDAQDESLSLNSGENNDVHLNVSSDVAFDQHEADSEDLTSPEELVVFLLNRLFPEVFEEGKLPEGHNSIGQLISDSDRLEIIQKYMEANFPDIPEETWLQLCVQQMEEALENASINGSSRDNRERYDTTRLPDNISIVKISDLCDYEKPNRRSKKSLLEPVDFDTLEIPPPDFEVPREYLLTKEQLKNNYESSLSIGNFASRLLVLMFPELFTYENARKYFNCSGSLGKKQLDPLRISLIRHYVQLLYPQAKNDRVWTLEFVGKLDERCRRRDTDQRRSYQQQRKACSPDQEPDPKDSLLTAGQINVLSSDHLKEDFEVLSSPLEKSSKDFCKIPLEDLSVSTPDFPVPSEYLLTDAEVREIVQQSLSVGNFAARLLVRLFPELFTQENLRLQYNHSGACNKKQLDPVRLRLIRHYVEAVYPVDKMEEVWHYECVPSIDERCRRPNRKKCDILKKAKRSNNTVTYS
- the LOC109100743 gene encoding BEN domain-containing protein 3-like isoform X2 — protein: MPPNLLHTAARSRKEVKVEKDAEDVIENTEGKMESFFKRITKRSATHAVPEVEGPTSRKRVKVTTQAGEHLLDSSSDNGSRSCSHSHRLSPQEQIPISSYRKPLYSITHRISERKAASNLDQHGAHNGVRASNNGVHLQKVGSSRKHHMFKASTNVGVTGSSAALDSHLYPLIEKMFFLLNTLNSSMTQLHSKVDLLSLEVTRIKKQMKPSEMIMEFQPPPEYQLTSEELTQLMEQTSTAGDLGCRLLVQLFPELFTTKECTHGCSSCSLTTKRTLDSLHLQLIRNYVEVCYPLVKNENVWQTECLLQINDFLNRFWAQKDMESGHMCDKQAPVHVGFDMDPNRACHFISEDAQDESLSLNSGENNDVHLNVSSDVAFDQHEADSEDLTSPEELVVFLLNRLFPEVFEEGKLPEGHNSIGQLISDSDRLEIIQKYMEANFPDIPEETWLQLCVQQMEEALENASINGSSRDNRERYDTTRLPDNISIVKISDLCDYEKPNRRSKKSLLEPVDFDTLEIPPPDFEVPREYLLTKEQLKNNYESSLSIGNFASRLLVLMFPELFTYENARKYFNCSGSLGKKQLDPLRISLIRHYVQLLYPQAKNDRVWTLEFVGKLDERCRRRDTDQRRSYQQQRKACSPDQEPDPKDSLLTAGQINVLSSDHLKEDFEVLSSPLEKSSKDFCKIPLEDLSVSTPDFPVPSEYLLTDAEVREIVQQSLSVGNFAARLLVRLFPELFTQENLRLQYNHSGACNKKQLDPVRLRLIRHYVEAVYPVDKMEEVWHYECVPSIDERCRRPNRKKCDILKKAKRSNNTVTYS